A section of the Venturia canescens isolate UGA chromosome 11, ASM1945775v1, whole genome shotgun sequence genome encodes:
- the LOC122417982 gene encoding prolactin regulatory element-binding protein: MPPRRKNGCLLARVNFPLYTLQMLTSRHILVGGGGGSSKTGVANGFEIFELSHNGSHFVAEEVTRHETGPSVVMNCASYTDGKRTWLVAGQESHCQLYNVSSKVVHVENGEIPRRNSVLEKDGLRQRRKSERETTKQNQPKEKVEEMKDSNSNLKSKKLQLVVKPADSIQTDFGKSEALQRIVRISTCGKLMATGGTDGHIRIWAFPRLEKLHEIEAHAKEIDDIDFSRNSKTLGTIAKDGRALLWSVDKGVMDKELTWSRGDGAKYMYKRLRFARPCDDRSKDQLFTLSNSIISKNLSYLQLWDTQSGNILKSVGFSETLSAMAVSDDGKFVAVGTMFSGSVDIFIAFSLQRALHVQSAHSMFVTGLEFLPTSLEGPAITSNTETAVVSISVDNRICIHSIPFRHTLPFWLVLMFIILSICGAFVICSFLGI, from the exons ATGCCGCCAAGACGGAAAAATGGGTGCCTGCTGGCAAGGGTAAATTTTCCGCTTTATACCCTACAAATGTTGACGAGTAGACACATCCTCGTCGGGGGTGGCGGTGGATCGTCAAAAACTGGTGTTGCCAATGGATTC GAAATTTTTGAGCTCTCGCACAATGGCTCACACTTTGTAGCAGAGGAAGTGACAAGGCACGAGACAGGACCGAGTGTAGTCATGAATTGTGCGTCTTATACAGATGGCAAGAGAACTTGGTTGGTTGCTGGCCAAGAGAGTCATTGTCAGCTTTACAACGTTAGCTCCAAAGTTGTCCATGTAGAAAATGGTGAAATACCAAGACGCAATAGTGTACTAGAAAAAGATGGGCTCAGACagaggagaaagagcgagagagagacaacAAAACAAAACCAGCCTAAAGAGAAAGTTGAAGAAATGAAAGACAGTAATTCTAATCTCAAGTCTAAGAAGTTACAGCTCGTTGTCAAGCCTGCTGACAGTATACAAACAGATTTTGG GAAATCTGAAGCTCTCCAGCGGATAGTACGAATAAGTACATGTGGAAAATTGATGGCGACGGGAGGCACAGACGGCCACATTAGGATTTGGGCATTTCCACGTCTGGAGAAGTTACACGAGATCGAAGCTCACGCAAAAGAGATCGATGACATAGATTTCAGTAGGAATAGCAAGACCTTGGGAACGATAGCAAAGGATGGTCGAGCATTATTGTGGAGCGTGGACAAAGGCGTAATGGACAAAGAGTTGACATGGTCCCGAGGGGATGGTGCAAAATACATGTACAAGAGATTGCGTTTTGCGCGACCTTGCGATGATCGTTCAAAGGACCAACTTTTTACCCTTTCGAACTCGATTATCAGTAAAAATCTAAGTTATTTGCAATTGTGGGACACCCAAAGTGGcaatattttgaaaagcgTTGGATTTTCCGAGACTCTGTCGGCAATGGCCGTTTCGGACGATGGAAAATTCGTTGCTGTTGGGACAATGTTTTCGGGGAGCGTCGACATTTTCATTGCTTTTAGCCTCCAACGTGCACTTCACGTACAAAGTGCTCACAGCATGTTTGTAACCGGTCTGGAATTTTTACCCACCAGCCTGGAAGGTCCTGCTATTACGAGCAACACCGAAACTGCCGTTGTCAGCATTAGCGTTGATAATCGAATTTGCATCCACAGCATTCCTTTTAGGC ATACGCTGCCGTTTTGGTTGGTTCTGATGTTCATCATCTTGAGTATTTGCGGTGCTTTCGTGATCTGCAGTTTTTTGGGAATATGA
- the LOC122417772 gene encoding uncharacterized protein: MTTSTTKEFTATTEEFTSNEEMDEFISTTKEFTATTEEFTSNEEMDEFIAGDETIYFTGYIDSIEGSKLVGKGVKKVLYKFVVNNGKGRKMRVLMWEEVAKKYEASLRCRDIIRIWNGKALAVNPNFANANINSNN; encoded by the exons ATGACGACATCAACGACTAAAGAATTTACGGCGACGACAGAAGAATTCACAAGCAATGAAGAAATGGATGAATTCATCTCAACGACTAAAGAATTTACGGCGACGACAGAAGAATTCACAAGCAATGAAGAAATGGATGAATTCATCGCGGGAGACGAAACCAT cTACTTCACTGGATATATTGATAGTATTGAAGGCTCTAAACTGGTTGGCAAAGGTGTTAAGAAAGTTTTATACAAGTTCGTGGTGAACAACGGCAAAGGGAGGAAAATGCGGGTATTAATGTGGGAAGAGGTAGCGAAAAAGTACGAAGCTTCATTGCGTTGCAGAGAT ATAATAAGAATTTGGAACGGAAAAGCTTTAGCGGTGAATCCGAATTTCGCCAACGcaa aTATCAACAGTAATAATTAA